Within Channa argus isolate prfri chromosome 4, Channa argus male v1.0, whole genome shotgun sequence, the genomic segment ATAAGgtaacatattttaatgtgtcattAATCAATCAGTGGTGCtgagatttgaaaataaacaatgGAATCTGACTGAATGAAAGCCATAGCAACAGAACTGTGACATCACATTCTATGATGACGTCAATAGAGAACGGAGTCTGTGAGGTAATGGGAAACTTCACCTGACTCATGTGATTTTACGCAGTAAAATCAGTACACTTAGTACAGTACACTTTGTTTTTATCGTGGTAAACGATTAAccagagagaagacagatggaGTCCCAGGACCAGAACGAACCACAGCCCTTAATCAGCAACCCAGGGTGCATCTTTTCTACCGAGGACTACCTGAGTACGGCAATTAGAGCAAAGGTTGGTCTGAGAGACAAGTTAGAGGAAAGCCAACAGTCTGATTGTCAACTCATGGCTGCAAAGGGGACCATCAGCGATCTGACGAGCCAGTTGGAAGAGGCCCATCAGGACTCGGATGAGAACCTCGCCAGCCTCAACCCTAAACCGGACATGGCAGAGCAAATGGCCGACACTGCTGCCAATGTGAGCACTGTCGAGTCCGCAAATGGGTTTCAAGCAGAGGAAATGGACATATCAGAACTGGTCTGGGAGCTGCAGGAAGCTCCCAGAAACCTGGAGGTCTGTACAGCCAAACTCCTGACCAGTGCTGATAGTACTGAAAATTGTGACCAGAAACACAGTGAGAAGGTCCAGGTCTTAAAGAAGGGCATCATGGACCTTAGTGTGAAGCTGCAGCAGGAGCAAGTTACTTTATTAAAGAAAGCAATTAAACTCGTTCCCTGTAACACCTGCTCTGCACAGGCTGAGGATTTGGAGAAGGTCATCTGCCAAATTCAGAAAGTCCATCTGGAGCTACTGCAGCAAGCCCTGTGTGTGAAAAATGGCCATTATAAGAACAAAACTTCTTCAAAACACCACTGGATCAGAGCCCACAAAGACCAGGAGGAACAAACCGAGCAGTTGGAGCAGACAGCAGAGTGGCAAGTTGGAAACGGTCAGGAGAACTTCTTTGAAAAGGTGTCCGATGATCAGAAGGAGAAAGCAGCTCTGCTGTTTGAAATTCAGCAGCTCAAAGATAAACTTAGTGCTGAAGTGGTCCTCAGGGTGAAAATGGAGACAACAGCCCTGGAACTGGAGGCTGAGCTGCGTAGAAAGACCTCGGTTTTGGAGGAGGCGCAGTCAAAAGTCGGTCAGCAAGAACAACTTCTGctgaagctgaaagagaaagCTCGAGAGGAGCTGCAAAACGTTGAATCAAAGGCCCAGGTCCTGAAAACGCACGAGGACCAAGAACAACAGGTGGACCAGTTGGACAAGACAACAGAGAGGAGAGTTGAAAGAGGTCAGCAGAACTTTTGTGAGGAGGCTGGCAAaaaccagaaagaaaaagaagctcTGCTCAAAGACAAACTCGCTGCTGAAGAGGCAAATAACAAGAGAAAAATCCAGGACCTGGAAGCTGAGCTTTTCAAAAAGACCAACGATGTGAAGCAGGCAGAAATAAAAGTCTATCTGCTccaaaaaaaactgctgacGATTAAAGACGAGGCTAATGCACAGAGGTTCCAGGTAGAACACCTGAAAAAAGTCAATGTAGGAATCACAGCTAGcaaaaagaaagcagaggagCAGCTGAAGGTTTATTTTACGCagtgggaggaggagaagacCTCCCTCGTCACAGCCGTCGAAGGACTCAATCAACTGCTGAACAGGAAACAGCACGAATGgtcagagcaggagagagagatggtcTTGAGGTTGGACGACATGGAGAAAAGAGTGGCTGAAAAGCTGGAGAGGAAATCGAAGAACAGGAGAAGCTGGATGGCCAGGCATTTCCAACGTCAGGGGTCCAGATCAACATCGAGGCTCCAGTAGAGGGTGGTCTGGCCTTGTGGAATCAATTTTGGGGGGATTTTATAGTTcgtgtttaaaaaagtaagtTGAAGAACAAAAAAGGCCTTTAACCAAGTCTAGAGATTTTACATTCAAATCCACAGGTGGTGAAACAGCTGTGTCCCTGTCCTCCTCCCAATGAGACTTTGTCTCTTCTTATTTTACGTCATCCGTcaggcagcacggtggtggagcagttagtgctgccacctcacagttTCAAAGGTCCGGGCTGCCCTGGCCTTTGCGTAAGGTGCTTGGGTGGGTTTCCTCTGAGTACTCTGGTTTCCCCCCACTGTCCAATGCATGTTACgttaattggtgattctaaattgtCCATagctgtgaatggttgtctctctgtgttggctctgagatgGACCCAATTAGGATAAGTGGGTACAGATTATGGATGGATGGTTTTTCCATCTATGAACATAAATAAGGACATTTGACTAGGCCACTAGGCAAgagcagtgttttattttgcatcttaaaatgtttaaaaaaataaaataaaataaaatgttttaacactgATTTTTTGCATGTCAATCAATATGTTAGATGTGTTAAGAATCAGTTTTCATCCACTAGACATGAATGTCGGCAGGtataacacaaaataatgacttttactccactatgTTGCAGTTgttgggggcctggtggctcagtgggtagagcaacccaccccaccaggtgtggccccgcccagccagcaagggccaccctggtgcccgtcccaagcccggataaaatgggagggcatccagtgtaaaactTACACCAAATCAACGTAAGGAAATCTGCAAGTTGGGAAATCTGCATCCGAACTGCATCGACTGTTGGTAACTAtggtaacaaaaaaatatttttccccaAATGAGCCAAAGACTCAAAGCATCTGTTTTTCAGTGCAAAGTTGAGACACTTTGAAAGCAAATCCATGTTTTACCCTGATAGTAAAATAGTGAAATTGCTTGATTTAACATAAGTCTGGAGGTGGACATCAATCTGTGTGACATGGCTCCATCTAGTGTTCACTTTCAGGTGCATTCAGGTTTCAGGTGAGTTTAAACTAAACAGAAGCAGCAGACGTATTTGTGTACAGTTTTGATTaaactttcaaaaaaaaaaaaaaaaacctgccacCCTAGTTTCTCAGACACATTTCGAAAATGTTGCTTAGACTTGTAGACAATGATGAGGTTTTGCATTGTGAGTTAGTGCAAATAGTGCGGTCGAGGACGCAGGCTAAAGGCTAAAATCGAGATGAGGCTAACGGCATTAACTTGCTGAACAGTTGGGGGGTATAAGAAGGAGCGAGCGTCTCTCTGCTCACATACAGTAAGACAAAACACAGGTCAAAGTGTCTCCAGCGCAGTAAttaaacacaatgtcaaactttttttttttattattatttttttttaatccgtGTAAAAGTTATGGCTCAGCACTTCCCCTTCATATATTTTGCTTGCTGGGCTGTTCTGTCCTGTCAGTGGCAGGGGAATTAATGGTGGCTATGTTATCAAAGCCCTGAAAGCCTTCAACAGTTTAGCTTAGTCAAGCAGTGTTTGGCTTTTCTGATTAATGCCCAAGACTGTGACAGTATTCAAAGACAAATTtcagcacttttcttttttctttttctttttgatattGATAAATGAAATTAGGGGGAGATGAGGAGAGAGGTGGCAGGTGAACGGAGGTGAGAGCTCAGGACCAGCAGggtcattttattaataatgataCTTTTTTACCAGCACTCactaaaaaacaatgaaaacatcgTAGTTAGAAGTATGACACGCGCCAGTACAAATATTAATGGCAGCGAATATCCAAACTCATGATACAGTGTGGTTTTGGGAGATTTCGATTGGAAATAAAGGCTGTATAACGTGCATTTGCACTCGCTTGCACAAAGCAGCAGATGGCAGTGAAAGCACTCGTATGATGTTTAGCCCCGTGAAGGAAACTGATTCTGCATCAATAAAGTCACCACTGAGTCTCATTATGTGCAATGCATTAACGtaattactttatttgacaTGTTTGGCATAATGAAATAGGCGTGTGCAATAGATCTGAATGTTAAAGCTCCGATTggacaaaataatgaaataatgactCCAGTTTCAATTAATGCAAAATTATTCACGTTGGAATCCTCGAAAACTGAATCCAGCCACTCTTGGCCCTGTATTTTCTGCCTAGTCAAAAAGCATTGATCCTTCTCGTTCAAACTGATCAATATTCATTGTCAGATGTGGTTTGCAGTGGGGCTTGTATTAAcaaagagggggaggaggggtgggTGAAGCCGCAGGAGCCCAAACCCCTTAACCCCGTCGTGTTGCTATGTGCAGGCCTGCCTTGTGTCGTCCAATCCATCACCTTTGATCAAACCTGTCAGCTGCACTCAAGTCGCACCACTGcccactgctgtgtgtgtgtgtgtgtgtgtgtgtgtgtgcagctcaaGCATGACAAACACACTTTAGAGGACAACGTTGTCATCCACATACATGCGTCTACCCAGACATAATCAATTTATAGCAGCACCTGTACCATCACGTCTTATGGAAGCATCCTCACACATTTCAGCGCCGACGCCACTAAACACATAAAGTCAGTGGACTCCAACCAACAGCCTCACGCGTCGCTTTAAAACCtgcccaaaaaaagaaaaagaaatgaataaaaaagagCAAGAAATGGAGGCGCTTCCGTTGGCTGCGACGAGCTAATCCACACCAGAAGGGGAAAATATTAGACTTCACCTGGTACAAAAAGACTTGAAGATTTTATATGTAACAAGCCAGAATTGTGGAAAAAGGGATCAAACCTGGGTGTAAGGCCTATAAACAGCACCTGAGTGTGTAGAGAatagataataaaaatgtatttccatctTATTTACGGTGTGTTTGGTGTTTGCCGCACACCCATTCGTCACTTCCTTGCAGGAATCTCAGCAAGTAAAAGCAGATTGCAGCTGTTGCATGAAATGCAGTGAATCTAGAAAACAGTCATGTTGTCTCACTGAGAGCGATTCAATTGAGTCACGGCTCTTGAAAAAGTTTCACAGGCCCCTGGGTCCTGGGGTCCTGGCTCCAGGGTCCCCGTAGATTCTGTCTGTTTCTTCCAATTTATAAGATCAAATGAAATAGGAACTAAAATAATGTAAACTATATGCACATGTCACGTTCAGCTTGGTATTTAGGCAAATCAACTTGGTAAATCTCATTCTGAACACACATACTTTTCACTGTATTCATTTGAAtccaaaagtgaaaatataaaagttttatttccaGTACAGTGAATAGATCTGGTTTGGCctcataaaacatgttttttcaatGTCGATGccaacaaaaaaagtttacaatTAATAGATTTTAGTGATGCAATCATGTTTTCTGTGCAGTGAAATGCACTCGATCcttgaagagaaaaacaaaagtaatttatttatttaatttctttcttttactatGGCATTGTGCACTGTGCCAAACAGCATTTTCAATTTCCGGCAGGATATGAAGATCTTAAATCTTTAGCCCTTAAAACTTCACTCACGATACCGCGTTCTCTCTCTGCAGCCAGCTGTAAGGAACAAATACCGGGGAGATCTGAGTGACTCAGAGGCTGCGTTTTTAAAGCCGAGACACTCGCTCTGAGATGCACTCGGAGCGCTAATCCCACTCTCAGAGGAGAGAGGTACGTATTGGCTTTGATGATAGAAATGGATTAAACAGATTACATTAAAGGCCGGTCTAATTGAACCAATCTATCCTGATTCTGCTGCTGTAAGATAAATGATGAGAAGGCCAGATAGTGCGTGCAGgttgtgttttggtgtgtgtccGGCTCAGAGTTTCTCTGTGtaggggggggggaagaaaaaggtTATTGAAGATAAAACAACGTACCAATATGTGAGCTTTCCTTCATCAAGAAgttcataaaaattaaaaccagcaAAATCGTATTAAACGTCCTGATGGTGCATTCGCGGGCTTTTgggaaaaactaaactaaataaacatgtcCATAGCTTCTTTCTCGTGTCTCTAGCCCTCAAAACAACACttgaaaagtgagaaaataataacagaaattaaaaaaataaaagcatgcaaAAACACCGGCCCCCTAAAAGTGCTGCGACCGCACTAAATGAATTTCAATAGTTGTAGACTTTCGGCCTGCAAACTCTTTCAAAGGGCGAGAATTCAAAGGCATACAATtcaaagagaaacacatgaaaactTGTAACTTTATGGGCAAGAAGAGATAAAATACAGTGACTGCACAGTATGCCATTGCTCTCCCTCGCTCTTAAAAGTGttgcttcaaaaaaaaaaaaggaataaaaaatagAGGCGCATTGTGAAAGCTTATGTAAGAGCGGCCAAGGCACAAAAGAAGCCAAGTCTGCAGCAGCACATTCGGATTCATGTGTCTCACTCATTACAAAATGCTTTGCTGCTTTCTTCATCTTTCGGCTGATTACCTcttagtgtgtgtctgtgtgtgtgtgtgtctgtgtgtgtgtgtgtgtacctgtccTCTCAAGCGGGCTCATTATTGACGGTGTCCAGTTGAAGTGAGCGTGATAGGGTGACCTTTCCTTCCAACCTTGTTATCGATGTGAACTCGTTAAGCAGGGCTGTTTAATTAGCAGTGGAATTGCAATCAGGGAGGAGTCAGAGACCTCTGTGGTCTTAGACATGGATCAATGGTCTTCAGGGAGCTTGTGCACACAGCAACAGGGcaatttgatgtgtgtgtgtgtgtgtgggtgcaatGTGCATGCATACTTACGCATGCAATTATGTGCTTAGGACATTTTACTTTGATATTTGGCATTTTATATGTATTAAGATAGTGGTagtaatataattatatatttcaaacaaatcaaacgATTCAGcttttaaaggacaccttcacttgCGTCCTTTTGCTCTAGCGTGagcagtaaatgtaaatggatcCCATTAAGCCTCGCTCATTAAAATATCCCTCTACTTGTAGCTGAAAGGCgcctccagatggcatcacttggaggaagcttcagttcagatgacgtcatcctgttgctcacactatggagtttcgTCATCATGGTCCGGAGCTCAGAGCTCCAGGTGACAACATCTGAACTCGTTATGATGACACATCTGAGGAATCTTTCAGTTTAGATCAGAGACATATttgaatatagggaagtcagattTTGGAACCTGAGCTATACTCCCCTCAAAGCACGGGACTGACTTTGATGTTAGATGGATTAGCGCTCCAGTTTATCCCAAAGATGGGGGATTGGAGTTGATATCAAGAGACCGTGTTAAGACCGTGTAGGGTCCTCCCCGAACTGTCGCCCCAAAGACCTCTGAATGTTAGTGTACACTGGTGCATTACATGTCCCATCAAATGAACTAATGGACCTTAACAGCAACGAAAATATGGattgttcacatacttttgttttttcactaacTTCATAACTCCACATACTCCCTCCCAGCATAACAGCGGGAAACACCACTTTGAGAATAATATCCCACTTATTAAATAGTACAGCAGCAAACTGATATAACAATAGCTTTGCCCTGGCTGACACATAACACACTTCATAACACACGTGATTCTAcacactgtcaaaaaaaaaaaagccaaaacacgaaaagcaggggaaaaaaaaacgtgtgCAAACACACGCGTCTCaactcacacacagatatacaaaCATTCAGGCAAAGAAATGCGAGGCAGGAACCGGCAGCCTAGTGCACCTGGTGAGATCCAAGTGAAAGTGAGAAGCATGAAAAAGAGCTGAACGCTCAGGTCTGTTGATCTATTTTTACCGCAGAGCAGGGGgcagagaaggggggggggtgggggtagggAGGGGGGgctggaaagacagagagagacagacttcTGCATAATGCATGGGCCTGTAGAGCAGCAGTGGCTTTTACACTGCTGCTCTCTCACTGGGCTTCCAGGTGTCTGAGCTGTTTGTCAACCAGGCAGCATATAGCAGAGCCAGGTGCTCTCACATGGTGCTCTGCTTGATCTCCCTAAGAGCACAGGACCACCGGCCCATCCAGAGGACCCACACGTGAGCTCTCGCCCTATGGTTTGGAGAGCGGATACTGAGCCGCTCTACGTTGGCCCAGCTGGAGTGCGATGGCACTTAGACGCTCGAGCTCTCACATATGTAGGACAAAGGCTCACTGTTGTTCTAAGGGTCGAGCAgcgtttttcattttttccggATTTGTGCCGCAGCAGCTCATGAAGCTCAGACTCAAACAACACAGCTACAGTTTGGGTCCAAATTTAGCTCTGAAAGAGGAACCTTTAGGGAGATGAATGCAACGTTACATCCATTGTGTATTATTCCATTCTATTAGGATGTTGTCaaaaatacttcatctgttctttttttgtcagtCCCGTATGTGCACGATCAGCTTTTGTCTGATCACAatttttgtcaaattaaatgttattttccttTATTCTAGTGCCACGTTCTGTCTTCCTCCAGATGCTGACACATTCTCTTTTCGgacaaatttgttttatttgttttatttatttattacttatttgcattttaaagagttacatttggaaaaataactttttaccCCTCTAAAAACTGGGAACAGACCAATGGAGCATCCCTAAAGGGAGCTGGGTGGCTGCTGGGCATCACGAGGAGGAAGACTAATGAAATCCTGATGAGGATGCTTCTCTGAATCCACCTGCATGATTAGGCTTTAAttaccaagggccaccttgacATATTCCCTGTAATTGGAAATACCTCAGCACTTGGCATGCTCATGCTTGTGGCATTAAAACCAACCAAAGGATCCACGGCTCACAACCTTTTGTAGACGCATCCGTTCCTGACTTGAAACGAGCTCCCCTCCGCGTGGGCACTGCGACGGGGGAGATTTTGAGGCATTTCAGATTGACGCTTGTCTCTATGCAGATCAGTTGCTAAGTAGTGAGGGGCTGTTAGAGAAAGAGCGCGCCGACGGTCTGAGCATGGAATAAGATATTCTGAGGGAGGCTTTAAACTTGTAGCTGCTTCCCGGCTCGCTGGCATCTCCACATTGCCAGATGTGACAATAACATCCCTATATGGCTGCCAAACGCCTACAAGACACCCACAGGCGTTGGCAGCTCCCTTAGCGAAATCTTCTGTTGCACAACCACATGAAAAAGGGGCTTTATGTTCTGCTGGTTAAGTGAATCACTGCCTCGCCTGAAGAATGGGCCTTTCTTTGATTGCAGTCGCTTCGTTTTTAGCTCCGTCACACCATTTATGCCCTCCCCCCAGTGGTGCGAGCTGCGACTGAATCGtataagtaaaacaaagacaccATCTCTAAAAAGTGCTCAGGTGTTTGAGCGGTGAATAGCCACTGAAACGCAGTAGGGACTCAAGGGGCGAGCCGATAAGCCTGCAGCATGCGAAACCGTTTGAGTTTTGGAATTGAATTCAAGGTTGCAAAGTGCTGCTGAATTACTTTTTGACCCCTACAAATAGGGGAAATAACACGGTCACAGTGCATTGATAGACGTTTGCAGACCCCCGTGCACAGTTGATGTATACATATTGAGGTCAAGTGCGTTAATCCAAATACACGTTTAAAACAACATAGTACATTGGGACGTTTTAATCTTGTTGTTTTACGAGATTTACATAGATGCAATCATTTAATGCACATCGAGAGGGTGACTGAGCACACAAACGCAAAGGGTTCAACCACTGTGTTTATCAAATCAGCTTTTCTATTATTCAGATTATTCTGCTTGGGATCCCTGGTGTAATTAGCTGTATAGCAAATCCACCTGTTTCAACACTGTGTCTGCACAACCAGCTGGCAAGAGCTTttacaaaagaaaggaaataaaggtttttgtttcttcGTTCCTAGCTGCGTGAACTGACTGGGTTTAAGGATGTTCAGTATAAACCACTATTATTTCTCATCTGGTTCATCAGATTGTGTGCTAACGTATGTGCTACACAATTTTGTATAAACGTTGATTGTCAAAAGTGATTGATATCCGATTCTTTGATAAGTCCCATTAGCTGcttagcaaatgttagcatgctaacagaTGTGAACAGATGTCTGTCCGTCCTTCTCATTCTGATGAAATCagcacctcacacacacagaaacgcCTCGTGAGAATTTCATCACAATTCGCACATTTGTCAAAGTGGACTCGAGAAGGACCTGATTGGATTTTGCTGATCAAAGGTCAGAGCTCAAGATCAGTGTGACCTCATGTCTGTCCCTTTCATATTAGAATATGAGTCTGATGacatgttagcatttagctcaaagccaTAATATTTGCAAGATCTCGCCTTCAGCATCACTGCAGGTGTCaagtgtttactttgtttttgctttattagTTAGATACAGGGACACTTAGAGTCTTGAGACTCGAGAGCAAGCATTCGACCAAGAGGGCGCTGAATGCCGGTATACGCTACTAACCCGCGTGGCGTCGCATTTGCGGATTGGCGTGCGCTAACCTTCATGAACACCTGGCCCTCGCTCTGTTGAGTCCCTTTAACACCATTAGGCTGTGCTGTGAACTCACATGCAAACTCATTTCCATCACATGGAACGAAAATGACGACTGGAAAGTGCTCGTGGGACGTGTGACCTTTATGGAGAAATGACTCCATCGTTTCCAATTTCAGCAGGTGTCTCTGGGATTGACGCAGTCGGTGTAGTTAGGTAGATAATATGTGGCCGTCTGTAATTGCAGATAAAAGAACATTAAGTTCGACAGATACATGTAAGCTTCTTGATGAGGGTGCCCATTTCAATTAGGGAgcattaaatgaaacaaaaaaccttATGGGAGTTTTTCACTGCCAGACCCGAGGAGAATTAATACACTACATAGGCCATTTAACAGAGTGTAATTACTCCCTAATTATCCATTAGTTATTCAATTACCCTTTTATCAGCTAGTCATGGTCAAAAGGCAGCAATAGTGGATAAGTCATCACCTTGGTTGGTAACAGATGTAATTAACATGGCGTAGCTCCCTCGGAGGGAGACAACCAGAAGCGCGTTCAGGCAAAATGAAGGTATTGTGCCTCATTTCTCGCGTTTGATCAAAACGAAcgataaattttttttttcctttcttttttctgtccagGGTTGTTgcgctgcaaatagcagaaaacAAGGGTGTAAATTAATTTTCCTGCACACTTTTACCCAGCTGGTTTACAGACTCCCCcaccgcccccccccccaaaaaaaagaattaaaaaataaaataaaataaaaaatgcagcaaACCAAAACTGAGTGAATCTGTAGAAGTGCTGCGGTCAGTGAATGTAAAGCAGAAGggtgagtgtgaatgtgctgGGAGCGCTCGTTATTAGCAAGCTGAATGGCTCTGTGATTGAGGCTTGATAAGAAATCAGAAAATATTCTATGAGAAGATGATTAGGTGCATATTGTTGCTGGATGAAACCACCATTAACAGACCAGCCAAGAACCGTGAATACTCCATGCCAAACTGCTTCTACCATTTATTACACATAATTACATTCTTAAATAAAAACGATTCACTGAACAGTTCCTTGCATAGAGATATTACAAtaccaatttaaaaaaggaattatGAAACAAACcggtaacaaaaataaatctttctCATTTTTCCATAATAAAGAACATTATTGTACCCATACATCATAATATACAAATGATAAATTTGAAACACTTTGTACAgcgaaagaaaaggagagaagacAACGGAGGAAAAAGGTGGGAGAGGTGGTGGCGGGGAGTtggacagaggagaggagttgaAAGGGATCGTATCTGAGAAAatggatgggggggggggggggggttacgagaaggaggaggagggagaggtgggaaGCGATGGGGGAATGCTGGTAGAAAACGAAGGTGCGTTTGATTTCAAATTCAGACCTGGTGAAAACACAGGTGGTGCCACACATAGCAATACGTGTTTCCTCCACCACCGCCGCTACCACCCACACCCccgcccccccccaccccacccccttttTCTCTGCTGCGAGCAAGAGCTGCAGTCTGAATCTGTGCCTCTCACAAGGTggcgtaaaaaaaaagaaaagagaagaagataaaaaataacaaataaaaaaatagctgcagaaaacacacaagcagaacGGAGAATACGAGCGTGTGTATTAGTGAGTACGTTCAGGATGTGCTTGTGCATACATGTGTATGAATAACAGAGTATCTACGGAGTATCTGCATGTACTGCATCTCTGCAACCGGTATGAACCAATGtagcatgtactgtatgcatgAGTGTGTACATTTGCTCTAAAAACAGCTACTATACAGACTTTATGATCAGCGTTTAATCAGCTAGGGttgtcgtgtgtgtgtttgttgtgtacaaccagagagaaaacagcagataTGCGAGTGAtttgcccccccaccccccttcccGAAGAAAAATTCAGAGTGCAAgtacaaacagacaaagaacacacacaggcacagcagAACTGACAATCATTCATTGAGATGACACAGAACTCAAGCGCATCCTCGGAGACAACATGAAACAacctcacccccaccccccacccctccccatcccaccccccccccccctacccccagaaaaaaaaaacattcacattttttgaaATCCTAGCTTTTTCCGAGCACAGGGAGAACAATTTTCGTTCAGCGGCGTCACGAGAAGAGTCAGACTAAATTTTAAACGGCACCTTAATTGGGTTTGTCTTCGTATCGGGAATCTGGAAAGTCTGCAATCCGTCTGCGAGTGGGTACAGAAGGTGAGCGAAAACTAAACGTAACGACGACCCCGAGCTGCACGTTCCCACACATTTGCAGCAATTCAGCACGACGGGCGGGCGTCCCGTCGAAATACTGACACACACGAAAGGAGAGCTGCCATTGACCACCCAACTTTTAACTGTTTCGTCTTCGTCCCAGCCCAACTTTCATTTTTAGACCTCAACGCTTTGTCTTTATTAGTGCCAACATCAGACAAGGAACAcattgagcatgtgtgtgtgtgtgtgtgtgtgtgtgtgtgtgtgttgttctctCCTACTGTGGTTACtccctgctgttttttgca encodes:
- the LOC137125133 gene encoding paramyosin-like, with protein sequence MESQDQNEPQPLISNPGCIFSTEDYLSTAIRAKVGLRDKLEESQQSDCQLMAAKGTISDLTSQLEEAHQDSDENLASLNPKPDMAEQMADTAANVSTVESANGFQAEEMDISELVWELQEAPRNLEVCTAKLLTSADSTENCDQKHSEKVQVLKKGIMDLSVKLQQEQVTLLKKAIKLVPCNTCSAQAEDLEKVICQIQKVHLELLQQALCVKNGHYKNKTSSKHHWIRAHKDQEEQTEQLEQTAEWQVGNGQENFFEKVSDDQKEKAALLFEIQQLKDKLSAEVVLRVKMETTALELEAELRRKTSVLEEAQSKVGQQEQLLLKLKEKAREELQNVESKAQVLKTHEDQEQQVDQLDKTTERRVERGQQNFCEEAGKNQKEKEALLKDKLAAEEANNKRKIQDLEAELFKKTNDVKQAEIKVYLLQKKLLTIKDEANAQRFQVEHLKKVNVGITASKKKAEEQLKVYFTQWEEEKTSLVTAVEGLNQLLNRKQHEWSEQEREMVLRLDDMEKRVAEKLERKSKNRRSWMARHFQRQGSRSTSRLQ